One genomic region from Arthrobacter pigmenti encodes:
- a CDS encoding DHA2 family efflux MFS transporter permease subunit: MQSAAPEIRAWPALWSLVIGFFMILVDSTIVSVATPAIMEGLNADIDNAIWVTSAYLLAYAVPLLITGRLGDRFGPRRMYLAGLTVFTLSSALCGFAGTIELLILARVLQGLGAALMTPQTMSVITRIFPPDRRGSAMGLWGSVAGIATLVGPVLGGLLVDSLGWEWIFFVNVPVGVVGFFLAYRLVPKLSTTSHTFDLLGVVLSAAGMFCLVFGLQEAESYNWGTIAGPISVWSLIITGAVLFTAFIVWQRYNRKEPLVPLRLFRDRNFSLANTAISAMGFTITTISLPLMLYTQNVRGLSPTEAALLLTPMAVISGALAPFIGKLVQRGNPKYMAIFGFAGMATALFWLGLILAPDTPIWLLLLPIALVGLSSAGIWAPVSLTATRNLAPSLAGAGSGVYNTTRQVGAVIGSAGIAAMMQARLAANAATENADNAAGYSAAMGQALLLPAAIVLIGLLAALFFARPEQHQEWAADREPADSVSGQG, from the coding sequence AATGCGGATATAGACAACGCGATCTGGGTCACCAGCGCCTACCTGCTGGCCTACGCTGTCCCGCTGCTCATCACCGGTCGCCTCGGGGATCGCTTTGGCCCGCGGCGCATGTACCTCGCAGGCCTGACCGTCTTCACACTCTCCAGTGCGCTCTGCGGGTTCGCCGGAACCATTGAACTGCTCATCCTCGCGCGCGTCCTCCAGGGCCTCGGCGCCGCCCTCATGACACCACAAACCATGTCCGTCATCACCCGCATTTTCCCGCCGGATCGTCGCGGCTCAGCCATGGGACTGTGGGGCTCCGTGGCGGGCATCGCAACCCTCGTCGGACCGGTCCTCGGCGGCCTGCTCGTGGACTCCCTCGGCTGGGAGTGGATCTTCTTCGTGAACGTGCCTGTCGGCGTCGTCGGCTTCTTTCTTGCCTATCGCCTGGTGCCGAAGCTGAGCACAACCAGCCACACCTTTGACTTGCTCGGTGTGGTTCTCAGCGCGGCTGGCATGTTCTGCCTGGTGTTCGGACTCCAGGAGGCCGAGAGCTACAACTGGGGCACCATCGCGGGCCCCATCTCCGTGTGGTCGCTGATCATCACCGGGGCGGTACTGTTCACCGCATTCATTGTCTGGCAGCGTTACAACCGCAAGGAACCGCTCGTTCCGCTCAGGCTGTTCAGGGACCGGAACTTCTCCCTCGCCAATACCGCGATCTCCGCCATGGGCTTCACCATCACCACCATCAGCCTGCCGCTCATGCTGTACACGCAGAACGTCCGCGGCCTCTCACCCACGGAAGCGGCGCTCCTACTGACGCCGATGGCCGTGATTTCGGGCGCGCTGGCGCCATTCATCGGCAAGCTCGTCCAGCGGGGCAACCCGAAGTACATGGCTATCTTCGGGTTCGCCGGCATGGCAACAGCGCTCTTCTGGCTGGGGCTCATTCTCGCCCCGGACACTCCTATCTGGCTCCTCCTCCTGCCGATCGCGCTCGTCGGCCTGTCCAGCGCCGGCATCTGGGCGCCCGTCTCGCTCACCGCCACGCGCAACCTCGCGCCGTCGCTCGCCGGCGCAGGATCAGGGGTTTACAACACCACCCGCCAGGTCGGCGCCGTCATTGGCAGCGCCGGTATTGCCGCCATGATGCAGGCACGGCTGGCCGCCAACGCCGCCACTGAGAACGCCGACAATGCCGCAGGATACTCCGCGGCGATGGGCCAGGCGCTGCTGTTGCCCGCCGCCATAGTGCTGATCGGCCTCCTCGCCGCACTGTTCTTCGCCCGCCCCGAACAACACCAGGAATGGGCTGCGGACAGGGAACCGGCCGACTCAGTATCCGGACAAGGGTAG
- a CDS encoding S10 family peptidase has protein sequence MADKFATEDTTTEKTEPDAVKEVSDDFVTRQHTAPSGLAYTTTTGRLVLRREEIKDGKSEGFKPKAEIFVVAYTKDDGDQNRPVTFAFNGGPGSSSVWLHLGLLGPRLVNSGDVGSMTPPPFGLVDNPESLLEHSDLVLIDPVSTGFSRVIEGEKPDEFHAFIEDRDLVAEVIRLWTTRNNRWLSPKYLVGESYGTLRAVAVAGRLFDAYGMAVNGLGLISTVLNMSTLRFFPGSDTPYALHVPTYAAIAHYHGRHPGRELADVVREAEEFAARDFGYALSQGARLTEPEYDDVVTRLSALTTLDEAFIRRTNLRWAYHEFAAELLRADGLVVGRIDGRFTSPPANLQSSSSNDDPSMRAITGPFAAAINHYLRAELGYENDLPYEILTARVHPWSYRTFEGAPVDVSEVLERLMVHNPALRVHVDYGYQDGATPHFAAEYVFAHMKLDEQARARISHHYHEAGHMMYLKPECRLAQLEALKEFVTV, from the coding sequence ATGGCTGACAAATTCGCAACCGAAGACACCACCACCGAGAAGACAGAGCCCGACGCCGTCAAGGAAGTCAGCGACGACTTCGTCACCCGGCAGCACACGGCACCATCCGGCCTCGCCTACACCACCACCACGGGGCGGCTGGTGCTGCGTCGCGAGGAAATCAAGGACGGCAAGTCCGAAGGATTCAAGCCCAAGGCGGAGATCTTCGTGGTCGCCTATACCAAGGACGACGGGGACCAGAACCGCCCGGTAACGTTCGCCTTCAACGGTGGGCCCGGATCATCCTCGGTGTGGCTGCACCTCGGCCTCCTCGGTCCGCGCCTGGTCAACTCCGGCGACGTCGGCTCCATGACTCCCCCGCCCTTTGGCCTGGTCGATAACCCCGAATCCCTCCTCGAACACAGCGACCTCGTGCTGATCGATCCGGTCAGCACCGGCTTCTCCCGCGTCATCGAAGGCGAAAAACCCGACGAATTCCACGCCTTCATCGAGGACCGCGACCTCGTTGCCGAAGTGATCCGTCTCTGGACCACGCGCAACAACCGCTGGCTCTCCCCCAAGTACCTCGTCGGCGAGTCCTACGGAACCCTTCGCGCCGTCGCGGTTGCCGGCCGGCTCTTCGACGCCTACGGCATGGCCGTCAACGGCCTCGGCCTCATCTCCACGGTTCTCAACATGTCCACGCTCCGCTTCTTTCCCGGCAGCGACACACCATACGCACTCCACGTGCCCACTTACGCAGCCATCGCCCACTATCACGGGCGCCACCCGGGGAGGGAGCTGGCCGACGTCGTCCGCGAAGCCGAGGAGTTCGCGGCCCGGGACTTCGGGTATGCGCTCAGCCAGGGAGCGCGACTCACCGAGCCAGAGTACGACGACGTCGTCACCCGCCTGAGTGCCCTCACTACGCTCGACGAGGCATTCATCCGCCGCACCAACCTGCGCTGGGCCTACCACGAATTCGCGGCGGAACTGCTTCGCGCGGACGGCCTGGTGGTCGGCCGGATCGATGGCCGATTCACTTCACCGCCGGCGAACCTGCAGTCGTCGTCGTCAAATGATGACCCGAGTATGCGCGCCATCACCGGCCCCTTCGCCGCCGCGATCAACCACTACCTTCGGGCGGAGCTCGGTTACGAGAATGATCTCCCGTACGAGATCCTGACCGCCCGGGTTCACCCATGGAGCTACCGCACGTTCGAGGGAGCACCGGTTGACGTAAGCGAGGTGCTGGAACGGCTCATGGTCCACAACCCGGCCCTCCGCGTCCACGTTGACTACGGTTACCAGGACGGAGCCACCCCTCACTTCGCCGCAGAGTACGTCTTCGCGCACATGAAACTCGACGAGCAAGCGCGTGCACGAATCTCGCACCACTACCACGAAGCCGGTCACATGATGTACCTGAAACCCGAGTGCCGGCTCGCCCAACTCGAGGCCCTGAAGGAATTCGTCACCGTCTGA
- a CDS encoding DUF456 domain-containing protein, with protein MDWEIVVTVLSGLAIGVGVAGVVIPILPGSILIIAALLGWALTVQSAAGWVALGVGGVSALVGLLAGTVLTGRKLRQRRIPGRSITVGLILGVIGMFVIPVVGLVVGFVVGLVLSESARLRDFRAAVTSSGEALKAMGVGILVELVLACIAGSAWIIAVWMHFATR; from the coding sequence ATGGATTGGGAGATTGTCGTCACCGTGCTGAGTGGGCTTGCGATCGGCGTTGGAGTTGCGGGAGTGGTGATTCCAATTCTGCCCGGAAGCATCCTGATAATCGCGGCGCTGTTGGGTTGGGCGTTGACGGTGCAAAGCGCTGCAGGCTGGGTGGCGCTCGGCGTCGGGGGAGTCAGTGCACTGGTGGGATTACTCGCCGGGACCGTCCTGACCGGGAGGAAGTTGCGTCAGCGCAGGATTCCGGGACGGTCCATCACTGTGGGCCTGATTCTGGGCGTGATCGGGATGTTCGTTATTCCCGTGGTGGGGCTGGTGGTGGGCTTCGTCGTCGGCCTGGTCCTGAGTGAGTCGGCGCGGCTGCGGGACTTTCGCGCGGCGGTCACCTCAAGTGGCGAGGCCCTGAAGGCCATGGGTGTGGGCATCCTGGTGGAACTTGTGCTCGCATGCATAGCGGGCAGCGCGTGGATTATTGCTGTGTGGATGCATTTCGCCACGCGCTGA